TTTAATACATATGGAATATGtatatatttgtttatatttttattttaatttatatggAAAAAACAGTACCATTTGTACCATGCAGTAGATTACGTTCGATATAAGTGGGTATACATCTTGATCATTATTTGTAATAAATCACATTTATTCTATGATCCTGCGTTACAATTGATGAAGTTGGATGGTAAAGTTGTGCAAAAACCTCAATTAACGAATAATATCagattcaaataaaaaacaacattctGCAAAACAGTGGTCAGTGGAACACCTTTTATCCGGGTGTCTGCAACACCGTTGACGTAACAAACCAATGTTCCAATTTTAGAAGACAGAATGTGCgcttattcaaaaatatgacTACAGTTTCTTTTGCGGTAATAAAACACACAGTAAATATAAattacaacaataaaacatcccTAGCCATCATTCAAGATATTCAACTGCTGCATGCGATAATCCGTGTTATCCAGTTATCCGGCTACTGTCGCGTCCTGATGAGCACGGATAATGGGTACATCTTTCGGCTGTAATCAAAACGAAGCTGTCCGTTTTTCCTGGCCAGTGGAAGGTAAATAAATACAGCCACTCTCATGAGATACGCCAATATAggggaccgctataacccagTGCCATACAAGTATATGGCGTTTTTCTTGTAGGAATTCCGTGCCCGGATTGTGTTTGCTGTGTTGCGAGAAAGACATTAAAATGGCAATGAATAGAAACGTATCAATAATTTTGGAAATGCCCAAAAGACATGAACTGGACAATGATCCGGATAGTAGAACAGGTAAGCGATGTTTTGCATTTACTACCTACTACGGAATCAGCTTAATGTTCTCTCGTTTTCCTGCTAAACCAGATACGGACGAGGCGAGCGAATGTGAGATGGCTACCGGATTGACTAGTCAGCCGCACAGCGTGGACGAACGGCTTGAAATAAAGGAACAGATGTACCAGGATAAGCTCGCCAATCTGTTGAGCCAGCTGGAGATGTGTAAACAGCGCAAACATCCGGAATATTTGAAAATAGTGGAGCGTATTAAAAGCGAACTGGACGATCGTTTGCTGTTGAACGAAGTGGAACGTGACTATCTGCTTGAGTGTGCCGAGCGGGACTGCATCCTGGAAAAGGCAGCCGCAGAGAAGGAGTACGATGAGAAGAAGGCGGAGCTGATTGAAAATGTGATCGCCGATCTGGAGGATCAGAAAAAGATGATTGAGCACGAGTTCGCAACGATGGAGTTGAACGGGGACTCGATCGATGTAAAGCCCACGGTTACGCGGAAGTTGCGCCGCCGACCGAATGAACCACTACCGGTGCCGGAAAAGCGTCGCAAGCCCACCACAAACCAGCTAACGTTTCTGTTGGATGATAAGGAAATTGAGCACGATTTAAAGCTGATTGCAAGGGGCAAACCTCCGAGCGCAGGGAGCCGGGGGGCGCACCACGCCATCAATGAAGGTGCGAGCGGTAGCGGTAGTTCGGGGTCGCAGGGTAGGACTGGTTCCACCAACACCGGTACCAATTCGGCCGACCAAAATGGTTCCCAGGCGGAGGGCTACGGCAGCGGAACAACTTCCACCGTATGTGTTCCGGTGTGGTGGATGTGCTTATCATGGCATAATATGTGGTGAATTAATATACTTCTCTTTTTTCCTCCTATCCGTGTTTAGGGACAAGGATTGGGTGGTCAATCGAGCCAACAACAGCCAGCGGACACGCGAATCGAGGACGGAAAGCTATGGTATGAGCGGCGGTGGTTCCACCGC
This window of the Anopheles moucheti chromosome X, idAnoMoucSN_F20_07, whole genome shotgun sequence genome carries:
- the LOC128306565 gene encoding sin3 histone deacetylase corepressor complex component SDS3-like, which codes for MAMNRNVSIILEMPKRHELDNDPDSRTDTDEASECEMATGLTSQPHSVDERLEIKEQMYQDKLANLLSQLEMCKQRKHPEYLKIVERIKSELDDRLLLNEVERDYLLECAERDCILEKAAAEKEYDEKKAELIENVIADLEDQKKMIEHEFATMELNGDSIDVKPTVTRKLRRRPNEPLPVPEKRRKPTTNQLTFLLDDKEIEHDLKLIARGKPPSAGSRGAHHAINEGASGSGSSGSQGRTGSTNTGTNSADQNGSQAEGYGSGTTSTGQGLGGQSSQQQPADTRIEDGKLWYERRWFHRGQPVHVEGRDISRFSANISAIGIEAICVKKTTDGQKVRIFLSHLRRGKVSIKRRAN